In a single window of the Coffea eugenioides isolate CCC68of chromosome 3, Ceug_1.0, whole genome shotgun sequence genome:
- the LOC113764430 gene encoding ADP-ribosylation factor-like protein 2 — translation MGLLSIIRKIKRKEKEMRILMVGLDNSGKTTIVMKINGEDTSVISPTLGFNIKTIIYEKYTLNIWDVGGQKTIRSYWRNYFEQTDGLVWVVDSSDLRRLDDCKYELHNLLKEERLSGASLLIFANKQDIQGSLSPDEIAKVLNLEAMDKSRHWRIVGCSAYTGEGLLDGFDWLVQDIASRIYMLD, via the exons ATGGGGCTTCTGAGCATAATTCGGAAGATCAAGcgtaaagaaaaggaaatgcggATTCTTATGGT GGGCCTGGATAACTCTGGTAAGACGACAATTGTGATGAAAATTAATGGGGAAGACACCAGTGTTATTAGTCCCACGCTTGGCTTCAACATCAAGACTATTATCTATGAAAA GTATACTCTGAATATTTGGGATGTTGGGGGACAGAAAACAATTAGATCTTACTGGAGGAACTATTTCGAGCAGACTGATGGATTGGTTTGGGTTGTGGACAGTTCAGATCTTAGAAGGCTAGATGACTGCAAATATGAATTGCATAATCTTTTGAAAGAAGAG AGGCTATCAGGAGCATCATTGTTGATTTTTGCAAACAAGCAGGATATACAAGGTTCTCTCTCTCCGGATGAAATAGCTAAA GTACTCAACTTAGAAGCTATGGATAAAAGTCGACATTGGAGAATTGTGGGATGTAGTGCATACACTGGAGAGGGGTTACTTGATGGATTTGATTGGTTGGTCCAAGATATTGCCTCTCGCATCTATATGCTTGATTAG